One window of the Cryptomeria japonica chromosome 7, Sugi_1.0, whole genome shotgun sequence genome contains the following:
- the LOC131856324 gene encoding jacalin-related lectin 3-like, producing the protein MGNYFSSTSAQGESRQESGSDEVIPESQSSSKQTTTEPYHVFINHRGCDVKHTLASSIYYTLTSHGFRAFLDAEELPLGEPITYEIEEAIRSAALHIAIFSEKYAESRWCLDELYLMVKTGTTIIPVFYHVQPSDLRWVAQGKGIYAPAFSKHQKRYSQEKLEEWKGALKEVSNLMGYPLNSPNAHEGKLLKEIVDYCKEKMGKVREKEPNPERDQVFHSKLVSTELNEGPFSMGMFGGGGGGSWDDGIHSGIREIVVTFGSVVDSITVRYDQKGLPQWSECRGGTGAPSTNTETVKLDFPNEVLMSISGQYGQKWNHDGIKAVKCLTFHTNLRKYGPFGNHNRLIEGETEERIDFVTPSYGCKILGFYGRHGTYLDAIGVHWKPISTELNEGPFSMGLFGGGGGGCWDDGLIYSGIHQIVLTVGTCVDSITIQYDLDGLPLWSKRHGGTDSHKTEKVKFDFPNEVLMSISGQYGRKWNVDMKVVKCITFHTNLKKYGPFGNHNLLNEGKIEERIDFMTPSYGCKILAFYGKSGSYLDAIGVHLKWTTH; encoded by the exons ATGGGGAATTATTTCTCTTCCACATCTGCGCAGGGTGAGAGTAGGCAAGAAAGCGGTTCTGATGAAGTTATACCAGAATCTCAATCATCCTCAAAACAAACCACAACGGAGCCCTACCATGTCTTTATTAATCATCGTGGGTGTGATGTTAAACACACATTAGCCAGCAGCATCTATTATACACTTACGAGTCATGGGTTTAGGGCTTTTCTAGATGCAGAAGAGTTGCCCTTGGGCGAACCCATAACATACGAAATAGAGGAGGCAATACGCAGTGCAGCACTTCATATTGCTATTTTCTCTGAGAAGTATGCGGAATCTCGCTGGTGTCTAGATGAGCTATACCTTATGGTCAAAACTGGCACAACAATTATTCCTGTGTTTTATCATGTTCAGCCCAGCGATCTCCGATGGGTGGCCCAAGGAAAAGGAATCTATGCTCCTGCGTTTTCCAAACACCAAAAGAGGTACTCACAAGAGAAACTGGAGGAGTGGAAAGGGGCACTCAAGGAAGTCTCAAATCTCATGGGATATCCGCTCAACTCTCCTAATGC CCATGAAGGGAAGCTGTTGAAAGAAATAGTGGATTATTGTAAAGAAAAAATGGGAAAAGTGCGGGAGAAAGAACCGAATCCCGAAAGAGATCAG GTGTTCCACTCGAAGCTTGTATCTACGGAGCTGAATGAAGGACCTTTTTCTATGGGAAtgtttggaggaggaggaggtggttcTTGGGATGATGGAATACATAGTGGAATTCGTGAGATTGTTGTGACATTTGGGAGTGTTGTGGATTCTATCACAGTTCGGTATGATCAAAAGGGTTTGCCCCAGTGGTCTGAATGTCGTGGAGGCACTGGTGCCCCAAGTACAAATACAGAGACG GTTAAGTTGGATTTTCCAAATGAAGTATTGATGTCAATTAGTGGTCAATATGGTCAAAAGTGGAATCATGATGGAATAAAAGCAGTGAAATGTCTTACTTTCCATACCAATCTAAGAAAATATGGTCCATTTGGTAATCATAATCGACTTATTGAAGGGGAAACTGAAGAGAGAATTGATTTCGTCACACCATCTTATGGATGCAAGATTCTTGGATTTTACGGAAGACATGGGACATATTTGGATGCTATAGGAGTCCATTGGAAGCCTATATCTACGGAGCTGAATGAAGGACCTTTTTCTATGGGGttgtttggaggaggaggtggtggttgtTGGGATGATGGATTAATATACAGTGGGATTCATCAGATTGTTTTGACAGTTGGGACTTGTGTGGACTCTATCACAATTCAGTATGATCTAGATGGTCTGCCCCTCTGGTCTAAACGCCATGGAGGCACTGATTCCCACAAAACAGAGAAG GTAAAGTTTGATTTTCCAAATGAGGTATTGATGTCAATTAGTGGTCAATATGGTCGAAAGTGGAACGTTGATATGAAAGTAGTGAAATGTATTACTTTTCATACCAATCTTAAAAAATATGGTCCATTTGGTAACCATAATCTACTTAATGAGGGCAAAATTGAAGAGAGAATTGATTTCATGACACCATCCTATGGATGCAAGATTCTCGCATTTTATGGGAAAAGTGGATCTTATTTGGATGCTATAGGAGTCCACTTGAAATGGACAACCCATTAA